The following coding sequences are from one Myxococcales bacterium window:
- a CDS encoding protein kinase, with translation MPWSEQEALDETVAVGGPRTVRNDLGATVPDTPLSVAQTAYTVDRPPVAREMAPGDDPLIGSVIDHFEVRGLLGEGGMGRVYLAHDLSLERPVALKVMREELADYPELVDRMIMEARAQARIQHPHVVAIYYVGRYRGAPYFAMEFVNGQTLEDRMKKTGPIPWVEALECIIQTARALFAAHLRGIAHRDVKPSNILMSHGSLYRSSKVEIKVADFGLAAPIGSTEEHFAGTPRYAAPERIDGRKPDHRSDIYSLGVAFYEILTGQPPFDAKSMTDLFAKHMSAPRPPISEDLAPWRLRRLVSEMMDADPFRRPATYEELLERLMALRPKPVVAGGVPARATALAIDLGLVAGTSELISGALQLGDSAGSLTALGLLATYYLVCHRLWQRTVGKRMLGLRLQGTDRAVTLPRLILRFAVEFWAPIMAVVMIAFQVGAASDMVDLGAATDQIGAIVGVNKIPVLEEATQPLLRRVLLPNVILVVPWIAGFLLALFDDNRQALHDRASHTKVVYAVGEG, from the coding sequence GTGCCGTGGTCCGAGCAGGAGGCGTTGGACGAAACCGTGGCCGTGGGTGGCCCACGGACGGTTCGTAACGACCTGGGCGCAACCGTGCCCGACACACCGTTGTCCGTAGCGCAAACCGCGTACACCGTGGACCGCCCTCCCGTGGCCCGGGAGATGGCCCCGGGGGACGATCCCCTGATCGGCAGCGTCATCGATCACTTCGAGGTGCGCGGGCTCCTGGGCGAAGGTGGCATGGGCCGTGTGTACTTGGCCCACGATCTCAGCCTCGAGCGCCCCGTGGCCCTCAAGGTCATGCGTGAGGAGTTGGCCGACTATCCCGAGCTCGTCGATCGCATGATCATGGAGGCTCGGGCGCAGGCGCGTATCCAGCACCCACACGTGGTGGCGATCTACTACGTCGGTCGGTACCGCGGAGCTCCTTACTTCGCGATGGAGTTCGTCAACGGCCAGACCCTCGAGGACCGGATGAAGAAGACCGGTCCGATTCCCTGGGTCGAGGCCCTCGAGTGCATCATCCAAACCGCACGGGCCCTTTTCGCTGCCCACCTTCGGGGCATCGCCCACCGGGACGTCAAGCCTTCGAACATCCTGATGAGCCACGGCAGCCTCTACCGATCGAGCAAAGTCGAGATCAAGGTGGCAGACTTCGGCTTGGCCGCGCCCATCGGCAGCACCGAGGAGCACTTCGCCGGAACGCCCCGGTACGCCGCACCCGAGCGGATCGACGGTCGAAAGCCGGACCACCGGAGCGACATCTACTCTTTGGGCGTGGCGTTTTACGAGATCCTCACGGGGCAGCCACCGTTCGATGCCAAGTCGATGACGGATCTGTTCGCCAAGCACATGAGCGCGCCCCGGCCGCCCATCTCCGAAGACTTGGCGCCCTGGCGCCTGCGTCGTCTCGTGAGCGAAATGATGGACGCCGATCCCTTTCGCCGCCCCGCCACCTATGAGGAACTTCTCGAGCGGCTCATGGCCCTACGTCCCAAGCCCGTGGTCGCCGGCGGCGTTCCCGCACGGGCCACCGCCTTGGCCATAGATCTGGGCCTCGTGGCGGGCACGAGCGAGCTCATCAGCGGTGCGCTCCAGCTGGGCGATAGCGCCGGCAGCCTTACCGCCTTGGGTCTGCTTGCCACGTACTACCTCGTATGCCACCGCCTGTGGCAGCGTACGGTGGGAAAGCGCATGCTGGGCTTGCGGCTTCAGGGCACCGACCGCGCCGTCACCTTGCCCCGGCTCATCCTGCGCTTTGCCGTCGAGTTCTGGGCCCCCATCATGGCTGTGGTCATGATCGCGTTCCAGGTGGGCGCGGCGAGCGACATGGTGGACCTGGGGGCAGCCACCGACCAGATCGGGGCCATCGTGGGCGTCAACAAGATCCCGGTACTGGAAGAGGCCACCCAGCCTCTGCTCCGCCGCGTCTTGCTCCCCAACGTCATTCTCGTCGTACCCTGGATCGCGGGCTTTCTCTTGGCCCTTTTCGACGACAACCGGCAAGCGCTCCACGATCGCGCGTCTCACACGAAGGTCGTGTACGCCGTGGGCGAAGGCTGA
- the rplM gene encoding 50S ribosomal protein L13: MSSAPVHHRKTITAEPLDRDWYVADLQGLTLGRAATKIAAVLRGKHRARFVPHQDAGDFVVVLNADKVKLTGNKWSDKTYYDHTLFPGGLKSYSAQQLNARRPTDLVKRAVWGMLPKGPLGRRIYKKLKVYAGTEHPHTAQQPKPLAF; this comes from the coding sequence ATGTCTTCTGCACCCGTGCATCATCGCAAAACCATCACGGCCGAACCGCTCGACCGTGATTGGTACGTGGCCGACCTCCAGGGCCTGACTCTCGGCCGGGCCGCCACCAAAATCGCCGCCGTGCTTCGTGGCAAGCACCGCGCCCGCTTCGTGCCCCACCAGGACGCGGGTGACTTCGTGGTCGTGCTGAACGCCGACAAGGTCAAGCTCACGGGCAACAAGTGGTCTGACAAGACCTACTACGACCACACCCTCTTCCCGGGCGGACTCAAGTCCTACTCCGCGCAACAGCTCAACGCCCGCCGCCCGACCGACTTGGTCAAGCGCGCCGTGTGGGGCATGTTGCCGAAAGGCCCTCTCGGCCGCCGGATCTATAAAAAGCTCAAGGTCTACGCGGGCACCGAACACCCGCACACGGCTCAACAGCCGAAGCCACTCGCCTTCTAA
- a CDS encoding S9 family peptidase, whose translation MSLPGSAEDASFLRAFAQTKGFLLGRPVHPVVAPDGQAVLFLRSEARSSRHDLFEYDVATGRTRLLCTAAQLQGGERPLSEAEKARRERQRITDTGLVSFALSPDARWVLLPLAGALYGVSRDSGETWSLLPADHPPVMDARFSPTGDALAFVCNHDLWRLPLTARGLPPVRLTTGGAPDHAFGLPEFVAQEEMHRFEGTWYSPQGDKLLVSLVDEREVERFVIADPAHPERAPHSFRYPRPGKANARVTLHILDAEGREPPVPVVWDHERFPYLARVSWHAAEAPPLLWVQSRDQREAALLLVDVASGRTHVAFTEEDEAWINLDPKLPRWLPDGRGILHVSEADGAPSLQLRSPTGALEATVVPPDAGFLSLVAVQAATNTALVLLGDHLYSHVARVSLAPQGAFAPAPLGAASDHQGASERGDVTWVVTGGPVEAPLLVENRVSSTRWPTVRLIDGDGRRLGELPACAEVPPFSVNLELTSVGAEGFAAALIRPRHAVAGQKLPVIVHVYGGPHALMVRADQRHYVFDQWLADRGAIVVAIDNRGTPRRGRAWERAVKGAFGQVPLGDQVAGLWALGAAFPELDLSRVGIYGWSFGGTLAAQAVLCRPDVYKVAVAGAPVVDWHDYDTHYTERYLDLPARAPSVYASASLLPLAPRLQRPLLLVHGTADDNVYFFHGLKLADALFRSGRRFDFLPLPGTTHQIGDPEVRERLWARIGDYLFEHL comes from the coding sequence ATGAGCCTTCCGGGATCCGCCGAAGACGCATCTTTTCTCCGTGCGTTCGCCCAAACCAAGGGGTTTTTGCTCGGGCGCCCCGTTCACCCCGTCGTGGCGCCGGATGGCCAAGCGGTCCTGTTCCTTCGAAGCGAGGCGCGTTCGAGCCGACACGATCTCTTCGAGTACGACGTCGCCACGGGGCGTACACGTCTTCTGTGTACGGCCGCCCAACTGCAAGGAGGCGAGCGCCCGCTTTCCGAGGCCGAAAAGGCGCGCCGAGAGCGCCAGCGGATCACCGACACGGGCCTCGTGAGCTTCGCACTTTCCCCCGACGCGCGCTGGGTGCTCTTGCCGCTGGCCGGCGCGCTTTACGGCGTGTCCCGCGACAGCGGCGAGACGTGGTCGCTGTTGCCCGCCGATCACCCTCCCGTCATGGACGCGCGGTTTTCGCCGACCGGCGATGCCCTGGCGTTCGTCTGCAACCACGACCTGTGGCGCCTTCCCCTGACGGCCCGGGGTCTTCCCCCGGTGCGCCTCACGACAGGGGGGGCGCCCGACCACGCCTTTGGCCTGCCGGAATTCGTGGCCCAGGAAGAGATGCACCGCTTCGAGGGGACCTGGTATTCCCCGCAGGGCGACAAGCTCCTGGTGTCGTTGGTCGACGAACGCGAGGTGGAGCGCTTCGTGATCGCCGATCCCGCACATCCGGAGCGAGCCCCCCACAGCTTTCGCTACCCACGCCCTGGAAAGGCGAACGCCCGGGTGACGCTTCACATCCTGGACGCCGAGGGCCGGGAGCCGCCGGTACCCGTGGTCTGGGATCACGAGCGGTTCCCTTACCTGGCCAGGGTCTCCTGGCACGCGGCCGAAGCCCCTCCGTTGCTTTGGGTGCAATCCCGTGACCAACGGGAGGCGGCGCTGCTGCTCGTCGACGTCGCGAGCGGACGCACACACGTTGCCTTCACCGAGGAGGACGAGGCCTGGATCAACCTGGACCCGAAGCTGCCTCGCTGGCTACCGGATGGCCGAGGAATTTTGCACGTGAGCGAGGCGGACGGCGCCCCCTCGTTGCAGCTGCGTTCCCCCACCGGCGCGCTGGAGGCCACGGTGGTTCCCCCGGACGCGGGTTTTTTGTCGTTGGTGGCTGTGCAAGCCGCTACAAACACCGCGCTCGTGCTGCTCGGCGACCATCTGTACAGCCACGTCGCCCGCGTCTCCCTCGCGCCTCAGGGCGCCTTTGCCCCAGCCCCACTCGGGGCCGCATCCGATCACCAGGGCGCGAGCGAGCGGGGCGACGTCACGTGGGTGGTCACCGGGGGGCCCGTCGAGGCGCCTTTGTTGGTGGAAAACCGGGTGTCGAGCACCCGCTGGCCCACGGTGCGTCTCATCGATGGGGACGGCCGCCGGCTGGGTGAGCTCCCTGCGTGCGCGGAGGTGCCGCCCTTTTCCGTGAATCTCGAGCTTACGAGCGTTGGCGCGGAGGGCTTTGCCGCGGCGCTGATCCGGCCGCGCCACGCCGTGGCCGGCCAAAAACTCCCCGTCATCGTTCACGTGTACGGCGGTCCCCACGCGCTCATGGTGAGGGCCGACCAAAGGCACTACGTCTTCGATCAATGGTTGGCCGATCGGGGTGCCATCGTGGTGGCGATCGACAACCGCGGCACCCCGCGCCGGGGGCGCGCCTGGGAGCGTGCCGTCAAGGGGGCGTTCGGCCAGGTGCCCCTGGGCGATCAGGTGGCCGGCCTCTGGGCCCTCGGGGCGGCGTTTCCCGAGCTCGACCTGTCCCGCGTGGGAATCTACGGCTGGTCGTTCGGCGGCACGCTCGCGGCACAAGCCGTGCTCTGTCGACCCGACGTCTACAAGGTCGCCGTGGCAGGGGCTCCGGTCGTGGACTGGCACGACTACGACACCCACTACACCGAACGCTACCTCGACCTTCCTGCCCGCGCCCCCTCAGTTTATGCGTCGGCCAGTCTGTTGCCCCTTGCCCCAAGGCTCCAGCGGCCGCTTCTGCTGGTGCACGGGACCGCTGACGACAACGTCTATTTTTTTCACGGGCTCAAGCTGGCCGACGCTCTGTTCCGGAGCGGCCGCAGGTTCGACTTTTTGCCGCTGCCTGGAACGACGCATCAGATAGGAGATCCCGAGGTGCGTGAACGTCTGTGGGCCCGCATCGGGGACTATCTGTTCGAACACCTGTGA
- the rpsI gene encoding 30S ribosomal protein S9 produces MPDKQTNYYATGRRKEAVARVWLQPGEGKFAINSRTLEDYFGRETSRMVFRQALELTDLAGQIDVFCSVKGGGLSGQAEAIRHGISRALTRYNPEFRGTLKKAGYLTRDARKKERKKYGQPGARKRFQFSKR; encoded by the coding sequence ATGCCTGACAAGCAGACCAATTACTACGCCACCGGTCGCCGCAAAGAAGCGGTCGCCCGTGTTTGGCTTCAGCCCGGCGAAGGCAAGTTCGCCATCAACAGCCGGACGCTCGAGGATTACTTCGGACGGGAAACCTCGCGCATGGTGTTCCGCCAGGCTTTGGAACTGACCGACCTGGCTGGGCAGATCGACGTGTTCTGCTCGGTCAAGGGCGGTGGTCTTTCCGGTCAGGCCGAGGCGATCCGTCACGGCATCTCCCGCGCGCTGACGCGCTACAACCCCGAGTTCCGGGGTACCTTGAAGAAGGCCGGTTACTTGACCCGCGACGCACGCAAGAAAGAGCGTAAGAAGTACGGTCAGCCCGGCGCCCGCAAGCGCTTCCAGTTCTCCAAGCGCTAA
- a CDS encoding aminotransferase class I/II-fold pyridoxal phosphate-dependent enzyme — protein sequence MSGSSRFERLKNLPPYVLARVDELKTRLRAEGREIYDFGLGNPDGDSPKAVVARLQAELGRTGFQRYMPSKGLPEVRQAICTWYQRRYGQTFNPDTEAVITIGSKEGIGHLLLAIVAPGDCVLSPDPGYPIHRFGVLIAGGEPVPVRVAPGLDHYAEIEAALARAPRKPKGLIVNFPHNPTTAVADLDFYRRVVALAKRESLWVISDLAYADLTFEGRQTPSIFEVEGSRDVAIEFFTVSKSYNMPGWRVGFAVGNPELVGSVTTMKGYMDYGIFAPNQLAAATALLDCEEDVARIRALYRHRSEVLVRGLTAAGWPASAPQATMFVWARIPDRFAPEGAVAFAARLLEEAGVAVAPGVGFGPGGEGHVRFSLIESDERVEAACQAIGRFLAKV from the coding sequence ATGTCTGGATCCTCTCGCTTCGAACGTCTCAAAAACCTCCCCCCTTACGTGCTGGCTCGCGTCGACGAGCTCAAAACGCGGCTGCGCGCCGAGGGGCGTGAAATCTATGATTTCGGTCTCGGCAACCCCGACGGGGACAGTCCGAAGGCCGTCGTGGCCCGCCTTCAGGCCGAGCTGGGCCGCACGGGCTTTCAGCGCTACATGCCGTCCAAGGGGCTGCCAGAGGTGCGGCAGGCCATCTGTACCTGGTACCAGCGCCGGTACGGCCAGACGTTCAACCCCGATACCGAAGCGGTGATCACGATCGGGTCCAAAGAGGGCATCGGACATTTGCTCTTGGCCATCGTGGCGCCGGGCGACTGCGTGCTCAGCCCCGATCCCGGCTACCCCATCCACCGCTTCGGCGTGCTCATCGCGGGCGGAGAGCCGGTGCCGGTGCGTGTGGCTCCTGGCCTCGACCACTACGCTGAAATCGAAGCGGCGCTCGCGCGGGCGCCTCGCAAGCCGAAAGGCTTGATCGTGAACTTCCCTCACAACCCCACGACCGCCGTGGCCGACCTCGACTTCTACCGGCGGGTGGTCGCCCTGGCGAAGCGGGAATCTCTGTGGGTGATCTCCGACCTGGCTTACGCCGATCTCACCTTCGAGGGCCGCCAGACCCCCAGCATCTTCGAGGTGGAGGGCTCACGCGACGTGGCGATCGAGTTCTTCACGGTCTCGAAGAGCTACAACATGCCGGGTTGGCGGGTGGGCTTCGCCGTAGGCAACCCGGAGCTGGTGGGCAGTGTCACCACGATGAAGGGGTACATGGACTACGGGATCTTCGCGCCGAACCAGCTCGCGGCGGCCACGGCCCTTTTGGACTGCGAAGAAGACGTTGCCCGCATCCGCGCCCTTTACCGCCACCGGTCCGAGGTGCTCGTCAGAGGCCTCACCGCCGCAGGTTGGCCCGCCTCCGCACCTCAGGCCACGATGTTCGTCTGGGCCCGCATCCCGGACCGTTTCGCCCCAGAGGGCGCCGTGGCGTTCGCCGCGAGGCTGCTCGAGGAGGCCGGTGTGGCCGTGGCTCCGGGCGTGGGCTTCGGGCCCGGGGGCGAAGGGCACGTGCGCTTCTCCCTCATTGAAAGCGACGAGCGGGTCGAGGCAGCCTGCCAGGCGATCGGCCGGTTTTTGGCCAAGGTATGA